A genomic segment from bacterium encodes:
- a CDS encoding radical SAM protein, protein MKVLLVKPPYKVAYFYGLGRHFVPPPLAEACLAAWLKKEGIEVEVLDCQRKDIGWEKLPAILKEKQPEIVGVSASMATFHNDYIRFIKIAKQTNPRVITVAGGGHFGLIPNEIFESCKELDFLVIGEGEVTLTELIREIEKDKLCFKKIKGLAYMENGKVVITPSRPLIQDLDVLPYPDFDLLDMENNHFSALPSSWGKWTILVTARGCIGRCNFCTARLSQPGYRVMSSKRAFELLQAACKRGIRTIWMDDLTFNINKKRTEEIFDRIIESGIELNLILLGRTDFICRDRDILHKYRKAGVQAILLGGESPIQEDLDCYHKGTISHTIEDAIKFLREHDIASWVFFMIGEWHHDKKAIMEILNYADRVDPDVAVFSIVTPLPGTEYFKEMKEKGAIEIFDYTYYDMTYAVMHTKYLSIEEIQSVQAGAPIIFYQNSERMERKVNSKNEFTRNWYERIKAYAGGVHIHGINEGAPSMGRIVETT, encoded by the coding sequence ATGAAAGTGTTATTGGTTAAACCACCGTATAAGGTTGCATACTTCTATGGGTTAGGAAGACATTTTGTCCCTCCACCTCTGGCAGAGGCATGTCTTGCTGCATGGCTAAAGAAAGAAGGTATTGAAGTTGAGGTATTAGATTGTCAGCGTAAGGATATTGGGTGGGAAAAGTTACCTGCCATTTTAAAAGAAAAGCAGCCAGAGATAGTTGGAGTCTCTGCTTCAATGGCTACCTTTCATAATGATTACATACGTTTCATCAAGATTGCAAAACAAACTAATCCTCGAGTGATAACGGTTGCAGGTGGTGGTCATTTTGGACTTATCCCTAACGAGATTTTTGAATCATGTAAGGAATTGGATTTTCTAGTCATAGGAGAAGGAGAGGTTACACTTACTGAGTTAATCAGAGAAATAGAGAAAGACAAACTATGCTTCAAGAAGATAAAAGGATTAGCTTATATGGAAAATGGTAAAGTTGTAATTACTCCTTCTCGTCCCTTGATACAAGACCTTGATGTTCTTCCATATCCTGATTTTGATCTATTAGATATGGAGAATAACCATTTCTCAGCACTTCCTTCTTCATGGGGCAAATGGACAATATTAGTCACTGCAAGGGGATGTATAGGAAGATGTAACTTTTGTACTGCTCGCTTGTCTCAGCCAGGATATAGAGTTATGTCTTCTAAACGGGCATTTGAATTGCTTCAGGCAGCATGCAAAAGAGGTATAAGAACAATATGGATGGATGACCTTACTTTTAATATTAATAAAAAACGGACTGAAGAAATCTTTGATAGAATAATAGAAAGTGGAATAGAGCTAAATTTAATCTTATTGGGAAGAACAGATTTTATCTGTAGAGATAGAGATATTCTACATAAATACAGGAAGGCAGGGGTCCAAGCAATATTGTTAGGAGGTGAATCTCCAATTCAAGAAGACCTTGATTGTTATCACAAAGGAACTATTTCTCATACTATAGAAGATGCCATCAAATTCCTTAGAGAACATGACATAGCTTCATGGGTCTTCTTTATGATTGGGGAATGGCATCATGATAAAAAGGCTATTATGGAGATATTAAACTATGCTGACAGAGTAGATCCTGATGTAGCTGTCTTTTCGATTGTAACTCCTCTCCCAGGAACAGAATATTTTAAGGAGATGAAAGAAAAAGGTGCCATAGAGATCTTTGACTATACCTACTATGATATGACCTATGCGGTGATGCATACTAAGTATCTCTCTATAGAAGAGATTCAATCTGTCCAAGCAGGAGCACCTATTATATTTTATCAAAATTCAGAAAGAATGGAGAGAAAAGTAAACTCCAAGAATGAGTTTACACGCAACTGGTATGAACGAATAAAGGCATACGCTGGAGGTGTCCATATACATGGTATTAATGAAGGAGCACCGTCAATGGGAAGAATAGTAGAGACTACCTAA
- a CDS encoding cobalamin-dependent protein (Presence of a B(12) (cobalamin)-binding domain implies dependence on cobalamin itself, in one of its several forms, or in some unusual lineages, dependence on a cobalamin-like analog.) has protein sequence MKVLLISTNQATMPYYVTPIGLAYIAATLQHKGYEIDLLDICFEKDIHKSVQEKIVNFDPDIIGIGVRNDENATISPPQLFIPTVKEVVNECKKYKNIPIILGGGGFSNLPEEILRYCQVDVGIYGEGEYAFPEILRRIENNKEYYDTPGVASLRDGVFSINPPRFIENLDEIPFPARDLYDERYYTNCNDIGGKAIESILTKRGCIYRCIYCTDPYREGRKIRMRSPKNVVDEIEFLANERGVEMLEVVDNIFTTPAEHAREICEEIIRRKVRINWICPANPCGLTKELLMVMQKAGCCQLGLGIETASKEMLKIYKKGFDQESILKVTDWCKELGLEYNFFLLIGGPGEDYNTVKETLKVTERSAPTADPGVLANVGLRVWRGVEMFEMLKREGAMKEDEDLLSPKMYLSKGINAKVVELLQQYGDKYSNWFFVGSSLQDILEDSIKRVKRECVFISKELNVTVEIGSPFPEFSLPTVSSDEKISLQSFKGKVIVLVVGSRKSDTEAEKWAENTRHQFKNNGLFWVQQFASCPEKLPFFISKKFVRRMMKKGRAPDSMMTDWNRKVTPTLGITDDTIPHVFLIDKLGVLRYKVSGCFSHEKMDRLNKEIKNIL, from the coding sequence ATGAAAGTATTACTTATTTCAACTAATCAAGCTACTATGCCATATTATGTTACACCTATAGGTTTAGCTTACATTGCGGCAACCTTACAACATAAAGGATATGAGATAGATCTTTTAGACATCTGCTTTGAAAAGGATATTCATAAATCTGTTCAAGAGAAGATTGTAAATTTCGATCCAGATATTATCGGAATTGGAGTAAGAAATGATGAGAATGCAACAATTTCTCCCCCACAACTCTTTATTCCGACAGTTAAAGAGGTTGTTAATGAATGCAAGAAATATAAGAATATACCAATTATTCTTGGTGGAGGGGGATTTTCTAATCTTCCGGAGGAAATTTTACGGTATTGTCAAGTAGATGTGGGTATATACGGCGAAGGAGAATATGCGTTCCCGGAAATTTTGAGAAGAATAGAGAACAATAAAGAGTATTATGATACTCCAGGAGTCGCTTCTTTAAGGGATGGGGTTTTTTCGATAAACCCACCCAGGTTCATTGAAAATCTCGATGAGATTCCCTTCCCGGCAAGAGATCTGTATGATGAGCGATATTATACTAATTGTAATGATATAGGTGGTAAAGCGATAGAAAGTATTCTTACAAAGAGAGGTTGCATTTATAGATGCATCTATTGTACAGACCCATATAGAGAAGGACGGAAGATACGCATGCGCTCGCCGAAAAATGTAGTTGATGAAATTGAGTTCTTAGCTAATGAACGTGGTGTTGAAATGTTGGAAGTAGTTGATAATATATTTACCACACCAGCAGAACATGCAAGAGAAATCTGTGAAGAGATTATTAGAAGGAAAGTAAGGATAAACTGGATATGTCCTGCAAATCCATGTGGACTAACAAAAGAGCTACTAATGGTAATGCAAAAGGCAGGATGTTGTCAACTTGGCTTAGGTATCGAGACAGCATCAAAGGAGATGTTGAAGATTTATAAGAAAGGATTTGACCAGGAGTCTATTTTAAAAGTGACAGATTGGTGTAAAGAACTTGGGTTGGAGTATAACTTTTTCCTTTTGATAGGAGGGCCAGGAGAAGATTATAATACCGTTAAGGAAACGCTTAAGGTAACAGAAAGATCAGCACCTACAGCTGATCCTGGTGTATTAGCGAATGTTGGACTTCGAGTATGGAGAGGTGTGGAGATGTTTGAAATGCTAAAAAGAGAAGGTGCAATGAAAGAAGATGAAGATTTATTATCACCTAAGATGTATCTATCCAAAGGAATAAATGCTAAAGTAGTTGAACTTCTCCAACAGTATGGAGATAAATATTCCAATTGGTTTTTTGTTGGTAGCTCGTTGCAGGATATACTTGAGGATTCTATTAAGAGAGTAAAAAGAGAGTGTGTGTTCATTTCTAAAGAATTAAATGTTACTGTTGAGATTGGTTCTCCTTTTCCAGAGTTCTCTCTACCTACTGTTAGTAGTGATGAAAAAATAAGCCTGCAGAGTTTTAAAGGTAAAGTAATCGTGTTAGTAGTTGGCTCACGCAAGTCTGATACCGAAGCTGAAAAATGGGCAGAAAACACCCGTCACCAATTTAAAAATAATGGTCTATTTTGGGTTCAACAGTTTGCCTCTTGTCCGGAAAAATTGCCTTTTTTCATTTCAAAGAAATTTGTGAGGAGGATGATGAAAAAGGGTAGAGCTCCTGATTCAATGATGACCGACTGGAATAGAAAGGTAACACCAACATTAGGGATTACAGATGATACCATCCCTCATGTCTTCCTTATTGATAAGTTAGGGGTACTTCGTTACAAAGTATCAGGCTGTTTTTCACATGAGAAGATGGATCGATTAAATAAAGAAATAAAAAATATTCTTTAA
- a CDS encoding FtsX-like permease family protein — protein MTKFFKIAVRNVLRNKRRSIITGIAIGFGMLIMIFALSHAEGQHKAMIGAVVKNGIGHIQIHKKGYVSALDQYKDTLELAFDPSKIEGITAEEDHIKLITTRVNFIGLASNGYETAPVIGTGVEPDKEFQISSNISIIKGRKLSKKDDGGVIINKKVANALNLEVGDLITILVQTVDGGLNGSDLIVVGIFDLTSQFIRTPNLYMNLKSAQSLVYLEGKVSETIIVVDDYNNAELISQSLNSKLKNAEFEVHTWKYLGRNLLDIAAKMKMGMRVWTSLIMIVACIGILNTMIMAVFERIREIGVLMTMGARRSEIIRLFLIEAVVLGGIGSVIGSSLGILLVTILGHTGLPPMFEFLPSGELTYPVLKVSDTLISILVAIIISAISGIYPAVMASRLKPIESLRTT, from the coding sequence ATGACCAAATTTTTCAAGATAGCAGTAAGGAATGTATTGCGAAATAAGCGAAGAAGTATTATTACAGGGATTGCTATAGGTTTCGGTATGTTAATAATGATCTTCGCCTTAAGTCATGCAGAGGGTCAACATAAGGCTATGATTGGTGCAGTGGTTAAAAATGGGATAGGACATATTCAAATTCACAAAAAGGGATATGTCTCTGCCTTAGACCAATATAAAGATACTCTGGAACTTGCCTTTGATCCTTCTAAAATAGAAGGTATTACTGCTGAGGAAGACCATATCAAATTAATAACTACAAGGGTCAATTTTATTGGATTAGCTAGTAATGGCTATGAAACTGCTCCTGTTATCGGAACAGGTGTAGAGCCAGACAAGGAATTTCAAATATCCAGCAATATCTCGATTATAAAGGGAAGAAAATTATCTAAGAAAGATGATGGTGGTGTAATTATTAACAAAAAGGTAGCCAATGCACTAAATCTTGAAGTTGGGGACCTAATAACAATTCTTGTTCAAACTGTGGATGGGGGATTAAATGGAAGCGATTTAATCGTTGTTGGGATATTTGATCTTACTTCTCAATTTATAAGGACCCCTAATCTCTATATGAATCTTAAAAGTGCTCAGTCTCTTGTCTATCTAGAGGGGAAGGTGTCAGAGACGATAATAGTTGTTGATGATTATAATAATGCTGAATTAATATCGCAATCTCTAAATTCAAAACTCAAAAATGCTGAGTTTGAAGTTCATACCTGGAAGTATCTAGGAAGAAATTTACTGGATATTGCTGCAAAGATGAAGATGGGTATGAGAGTGTGGACTTCTCTTATCATGATAGTTGCTTGTATAGGCATTTTGAATACTATGATAATGGCAGTCTTTGAGCGAATTCGTGAAATCGGAGTCTTAATGACGATGGGGGCACGGAGATCAGAAATTATTAGACTCTTCTTAATAGAAGCAGTTGTTCTTGGTGGTATCGGTTCTGTTATAGGAAGCTCTCTTGGTATCCTGTTAGTTACTATATTAGGACATACAGGGCTACCTCCTATGTTTGAATTCCTTCCATCAGGAGAGTTGACCTATCCGGTTTTAAAGGTAAGCGATACCCTTATTTCAATCTTGGTGGCAATAATAATATCCGCAATATCAGGAATTTACCCTGCTGTTATGGCATCAAGGCTAAAGCCAATTGAATCACTAAGAACCACATGA
- a CDS encoding ABC transporter permease: MMIPLQKIVYLVIADLKPLIRERKIIVLLLVFPFILNLIFGAMINIYNREASYSTCYLLALPIAIITVALFNCFRRGSQTIVTQRENGILERVLLSPTHPVVIVISKILFLEIVAVMQITVLFTISVFFGFKVSNLPNIVPIILLFTLMLSGFSIFYSNLIKTEDAAEYASMLIIFPLLILGGVWVPLDAMPPIAKTIAKFTPSFYGMDALQLLMYGEGLTKVVVHIIILGILAFLFSFIGMLQFKWEKKRR; this comes from the coding sequence ATGATGATCCCTTTGCAAAAAATAGTTTATCTTGTCATAGCTGATTTAAAACCCTTGATCCGGGAGCGAAAGATTATTGTTCTTCTTCTTGTATTCCCTTTTATTCTTAACTTAATTTTTGGTGCAATGATAAACATATACAATCGAGAGGCATCATATTCAACCTGTTATCTATTAGCTCTGCCTATTGCTATTATTACCGTGGCATTATTTAACTGCTTTAGAAGAGGAAGTCAAACAATTGTTACCCAGCGCGAAAATGGAATACTTGAACGCGTATTATTATCGCCAACGCATCCTGTAGTGATTGTCATTAGTAAGATCTTATTCCTTGAGATTGTTGCTGTAATGCAAATAACTGTTTTGTTTACAATATCGGTATTTTTTGGCTTTAAGGTGTCAAATTTACCTAATATAGTACCGATAATACTTCTATTTACTCTGATGTTAAGTGGATTTAGTATCTTCTATTCTAATCTTATAAAAACAGAAGATGCTGCAGAATATGCTAGTATGCTTATAATTTTCCCTTTATTAATTTTGGGAGGGGTTTGGGTACCCCTGGATGCAATGCCTCCAATTGCTAAAACGATAGCAAAATTTACTCCGTCATTTTATGGCATGGATGCTCTTCAGTTATTAATGTATGGAGAAGGTTTAACCAAAGTTGTTGTTCATATAATAATCTTGGGGATTTTAGCATTTTTGTTTAGCTTTATAGGAATGCTACAGTTTAAATGGGAGAAGAAAAGGAGGTAA
- a CDS encoding ABC transporter permease produces MNLWRKTFCLTLANLKPLIRRRTNIFLLCSFPIVFATLYGWSLNAFSESQTDTNAYLDGLPSTIITMLMFTCFNGAGVAIAKERKSGLLTRLLLSPTHPVVIMYTKILFFMIIILIQTTLLFIVSRIFWGLTTNIATLFCILVVTVLISVIMTGFGVFFANLIRTPEATEYGGVIIIFSLLLIGGCWVPIYMLPEFVQSVAKGLPIFYAINILKQLILSAQGLGGIIFNVIILMIISVLFTFIGTTQFEWERRNG; encoded by the coding sequence ATGAATCTCTGGAGAAAGACATTCTGTCTTACATTAGCCAATTTAAAGCCATTAATCCGTAGGAGGACAAATATATTCTTGCTCTGTTCTTTCCCTATTGTTTTTGCCACGCTTTATGGATGGTCATTAAATGCCTTCTCTGAAAGCCAAACTGATACAAATGCCTATTTAGACGGTTTACCAAGTACCATTATCACCATGCTAATGTTTACCTGTTTTAATGGGGCAGGCGTGGCAATTGCTAAGGAGAGAAAGAGTGGTTTGCTTACTCGCTTATTATTATCGCCAACACATCCTGTAGTTATTATGTACACTAAAATATTATTTTTTATGATTATTATATTGATCCAGACTACCCTCCTATTTATAGTTTCAAGGATATTTTGGGGACTTACTACTAATATAGCAACTTTATTTTGTATATTAGTAGTAACAGTATTAATTAGTGTCATAATGACTGGGTTTGGTGTTTTCTTTGCTAATCTTATAAGAACACCAGAGGCAACAGAATATGGTGGTGTAATTATTATCTTCTCTTTATTATTAATAGGTGGATGTTGGGTGCCTATTTATATGTTACCAGAATTTGTTCAATCTGTAGCAAAGGGTCTTCCAATCTTTTATGCCATAAATATTCTAAAGCAGTTGATCCTTTCAGCACAAGGATTAGGTGGTATTATCTTTAATGTTATAATTCTTATGATTATATCAGTACTTTTTACCTTTATAGGCACTACCCAATTTGAGTGGGAGAGGAGGAATGGATGA
- a CDS encoding ABC transporter ATP-binding protein, protein MLAIKVDNLTKSFKDVHALKNVSLEIKQGEFFALLGPNGAGKTTFIKILSGLSLPSNGTVYLNGINVVINPSQIKQMIGVVPQDLILYDNLNGRENMEIFGTLYNIENSTLLKRIDLMLNLTGITDVGDKMVKEYSGGMKRRLNLAVALLHDPKILFLDEPTVGLDPHIRKGIWELMRSLNKEGVTIILATHYMDEAESLCGRIGILNKGELVVIGALNEIKEQIPGETLDDIFIKLVE, encoded by the coding sequence ATGCTGGCAATAAAGGTAGATAATTTAACAAAATCATTTAAAGATGTTCATGCATTGAAAAATGTTAGTCTTGAGATTAAACAAGGGGAATTCTTTGCTTTGTTAGGCCCAAATGGTGCAGGTAAGACTACCTTTATTAAGATACTCTCCGGACTTTCTCTTCCTTCTAATGGAACAGTGTATCTCAACGGAATCAATGTTGTTATAAATCCTTCCCAGATTAAACAGATGATTGGTGTAGTCCCACAGGATTTAATTCTGTATGATAACTTGAATGGAAGAGAAAATATGGAGATCTTTGGTACACTTTATAACATTGAAAACTCTACTTTATTAAAGAGAATAGATTTAATGCTTAACTTAACAGGAATTACAGATGTAGGGGATAAGATGGTAAAAGAATATTCAGGGGGAATGAAAAGACGGCTTAATTTAGCTGTAGCTCTACTTCATGATCCGAAAATTTTATTTTTAGATGAACCAACAGTTGGATTAGACCCTCATATACGGAAAGGTATATGGGAGTTAATGCGCTCTTTAAATAAGGAAGGTGTTACTATTATATTAGCCACCCACTATATGGATGAAGCAGAATCTCTCTGTGGTCGAATAGGAATACTTAATAAAGGAGAGTTAGTTGTCATTGGAGCCCTTAATGAGATTAAAGAGCAAATTCCAGGAGAGACATTAGATGACATTTTTATCAAATTAGTGGAGTAA
- a CDS encoding tetratricopeptide repeat protein codes for MEKEKSRLMEGKERLEQGRYRFNRDILKESISIFEELINKEPDEYLYYYYLGCAYEGVALLCEINGDDEGKKEWGKKVIEAMEKSIELNDEFLDSHRALGQMCGSMITDPFTAMKYISKAEREMSIVMNLNPEDLNVCLWQAIKYIKAPKPFGGNIEKAMEKCRQIIETNPKFDQAYVWWGIACEKDGKLEKAKDCWEKALSINPNNLHAQKNLTQVIKMTT; via the coding sequence ATGGAGAAAGAAAAGAGCAGATTAATGGAAGGGAAAGAACGACTTGAGCAAGGAAGATATAGGTTTAATAGAGATATTCTAAAAGAGAGTATATCTATTTTTGAAGAATTGATCAATAAAGAGCCGGATGAGTATCTTTATTACTATTATTTAGGATGTGCATACGAAGGTGTAGCCCTCTTATGCGAAATAAATGGTGACGATGAGGGAAAGAAAGAATGGGGAAAGAAGGTAATTGAGGCAATGGAAAAATCAATAGAATTAAATGATGAGTTTTTAGATTCTCATCGTGCATTAGGGCAAATGTGCGGTTCAATGATTACAGACCCTTTTACTGCTATGAAATATATAAGCAAAGCAGAAAGGGAGATGAGTATTGTTATGAATCTCAATCCTGAAGATCTAAATGTCTGCTTATGGCAAGCAATAAAGTATATAAAAGCTCCTAAGCCATTTGGTGGTAACATCGAAAAGGCAATGGAGAAGTGTCGACAGATAATAGAAACGAATCCTAAATTTGACCAGGCTTATGTATGGTGGGGAATTGCTTGTGAGAAAGATGGGAAGTTAGAAAAGGCTAAAGATTGTTGGGAGAAGGCATTGTCTATCAATCCCAATAATCTTCATGCTCAAAAAAATCTTACCCAAGTTATTAAAATGACTACATAG